A region of the Pseudomonas silesiensis genome:
CGACTACAAGCCCGGCCAATCGTCGATCGCTCACAAGCACGAGGGCACGGCCATGGCCTACGTTCTTTCCGGTGCCGTCACTTCCCAGGTGAAGGGTGAAAAGGAGAGGACCTACAAGACTGGCGAATATTGGTACGAGGCGGCTGGATCGGAACATTTGGTGTCGAAAAATGCCAGCGCGACCCAGCCTGCCAAGTTGTTGGTATTCATGGTGCTGGCGCCGGAAGAGAAAGTGTTGATCCCTTTGGAAAACTGATAGCTGTGACATCAGCCATAAATAAACAGGCAGCCATGACGAGCTGGCGCCTGTTTATGTCCCGAAGCAATTAGCCAGCACTTTTTAAACCAAACAAAAACTAGTGATCACCGGCCAGGTTCAACTATGGGCTCTTACAATGAGCTGCGACAGGTTTAGTCTGGAATCACCGCCGTCCACTACGGCATCTAAAGCATTCCAACTCAAGTTGTTTCACTGGAGAAACACCATGAAACTTGCGCTTGCCAGCACCTTGACGATGACGATTCTTCTAACGGGCTGTTCGGTTCCCACTGCACCGAAAGCCGTTTCTCCCCTCGACA
Encoded here:
- a CDS encoding cupin domain-containing protein codes for the protein MKALRFCAASLAVLALTVSAAAFAHETVAPSEKVTVLQDQMLKNVPGKKALMIEVDYKPGQSSIAHKHEGTAMAYVLSGAVTSQVKGEKERTYKTGEYWYEAAGSEHLVSKNASATQPAKLLVFMVLAPEEKVLIPLEN